One window from the genome of Thermosipho affectus encodes:
- a CDS encoding DNA-processing protein DprA — protein sequence MKIYSKIQYIAFSILYSKINGNFPKYNYKNLAKIFLHSKENDINLFEAPEKEVKSFFEKFSINIFNSRQKNIVGKIKEFIDIFANNEKLLMQAEEEYILCKKNNINILTYEDDLFPKKLKILDDIFQPVYTVYFKGPLLDFDKLRSLAIVGSRKAEEIGKKLAKNIAKKLDKTFIIISGLAIGIDTFAHIGALKSKIPTVAVLGQGLNKIEQNLYPKENIKLGLEILKNSGMILSEVPPSKRVNKYYLLYRNRIQAALSDYIIIIETAEKGGTIKTIFYGEKLKKKILIFNPKQEQLKIIQKNNPEVIKGNIKLLKNRKFLSFSNEDELFLLINSKTLLENTLFNEKEI from the coding sequence GTGAAAATATATAGCAAGATTCAATATATAGCATTTAGCATTCTATATTCAAAAATAAACGGGAATTTTCCAAAATATAATTACAAAAACTTAGCAAAAATATTTTTACATTCCAAAGAAAATGATATTAACTTATTTGAGGCACCAGAAAAAGAGGTAAAATCATTTTTCGAAAAATTTAGTATTAATATATTTAATTCTAGGCAAAAAAATATTGTAGGTAAGATAAAGGAATTCATAGATATTTTCGCAAATAACGAAAAATTACTGATGCAAGCTGAAGAGGAATATATTCTTTGCAAAAAAAACAACATTAATATTTTAACATATGAGGATGATCTATTTCCTAAAAAACTAAAAATTCTAGATGACATTTTCCAACCAGTTTATACAGTGTATTTTAAAGGACCACTTCTTGATTTTGATAAGCTAAGATCTCTGGCTATCGTTGGTTCTAGAAAAGCAGAAGAGATTGGAAAAAAATTGGCAAAAAATATTGCAAAAAAACTTGATAAAACTTTCATAATAATTAGTGGACTTGCAATTGGTATAGACACATTTGCACATATTGGTGCACTCAAATCAAAAATCCCAACTGTTGCTGTGTTGGGACAAGGTCTAAACAAAATTGAACAAAATTTATATCCTAAGGAAAATATAAAATTAGGATTAGAAATATTGAAAAATTCCGGAATGATTTTGTCAGAAGTTCCTCCATCAAAAAGAGTTAATAAATACTATCTTTTGTACAGAAATAGAATTCAAGCCGCTTTATCGGATTACATTATAATAATTGAAACTGCCGAAAAAGGTGGAACGATTAAAACTATTTTCTATGGAGAGAAATTAAAGAAGAAGATATTGATCTTTAATCCCAAACAAGAACAACTGAAAATTATACAGAAAAACAATCCGGAAGTTATCAAAGGAAACATTAAATTATTGAAAAATCGAAAATTCCTGTCGTTTTCTAATGAAGATGAATTATTTCTTTTGATTAATTCAAAAACTTTATTAGAGAACACACTTTTTAATGAAAAAGAGATTTAA
- the rsmH gene encoding 16S rRNA (cytosine(1402)-N(4))-methyltransferase RsmH, with protein sequence MRKYNDKHIPVLPQEVISYLIWNDNGIYVDCTVGEGGHTALIANKCPNSRIIGFDVDFEVLELARQRLEGFGNVTLIKASYVDLPLILKTMEIERVSGILADLGISTYQLKAEDRGFTFNRDEPLDMRMDLEQTTSAHDIVNSYSEKKLADIIFRYGEERFSRRIAKSIVNNRPINTTRELVEVIQKALPPAELRKRRRHFATKTFQAIRIEVNKELKNIEQLLKNAEELLEIGGRLAIISFHSLEDRIVKHFIKNSKFLKQIAGPIKPSEDEIKSNPRARSAKLRVAERI encoded by the coding sequence ATGAGAAAATACAATGATAAGCATATTCCGGTTTTGCCACAAGAAGTTATAAGTTACCTTATATGGAACGATAATGGAATATACGTGGATTGTACAGTTGGAGAAGGTGGACATACTGCTTTAATTGCCAATAAGTGTCCAAACTCTCGTATTATTGGTTTTGATGTTGATTTCGAAGTTTTGGAACTTGCAAGGCAAAGACTTGAAGGGTTTGGTAATGTCACCCTCATAAAAGCCTCCTATGTTGACCTTCCATTGATATTGAAAACTATGGAAATTGAAAGAGTTTCAGGTATTCTTGCAGATTTAGGTATCTCAACATATCAGTTAAAGGCTGAAGATAGGGGATTCACTTTTAATAGAGATGAACCTTTAGATATGCGAATGGATTTGGAACAAACCACAAGTGCCCACGATATTGTTAATTCATACTCAGAGAAAAAACTTGCAGATATTATTTTTAGATATGGCGAAGAAAGATTCTCGAGGCGTATTGCAAAATCAATTGTAAATAACAGACCGATAAACACAACTAGAGAATTAGTTGAAGTAATCCAAAAGGCTTTACCACCAGCTGAACTTAGAAAAAGAAGGAGACATTTTGCAACAAAAACTTTTCAAGCAATAAGAATAGAAGTAAATAAAGAATTAAAAAATATAGAACAATTGTTAAAGAATGCTGAAGAGCTTTTAGAGATAGGAGGGAGATTGGCTATAATATCATTTCATTCACTGGAGGATAGAATAGTTAAGCACTTTATTAAAAACTCGAAATTTCTTAAGCAAATAGCAGGACCAATCAAGCCTAGTGAAGATGAAATAAAAAGTAATCCTAGAGCAAGGAGTGCAAAATTGAGAGTAGCGGAGCGTATTTAA
- a CDS encoding penicillin-binding transpeptidase domain-containing protein, whose product MLSLFKINNTNSEEVLELSIPSLRGKIFDCNENLLSTSIPYYVAYFDTRFFKRFYNPSLDFDLKLLESRFGVKIDFNKEFNKIGEAYDIDDIKRKIPSNLRKFVNISISSKRISLLNYGMDMIIGKVNSSNGISGIEKVYNSYLKGKKNGKIIFKFSGQFNKNGTITQYIPPKNGNNLKLTIDSLLQKNIYKLATKAKKKYNAESVGIILMETKTGRIKSLVTTNSWPDYTMGYIEPGSAIKPIFYAAALDLGVISKDSTFLCNGYIYPEKNLSIKITDIHPHGLINLKKAISESCNIAAVKTSDKLVSKFGKETLYKIFKTFNFGELTNIELPGEIKGILKNPKNWSKVDWAYLPIGYSIGVTPIQLITAFNSILNDGIYISPTIVLDSYQKRYRVITSKTAKLVKEFLRDVIENGTGKLAKVPGIDILGKTGTSQIKPGNKEYMMTFLGGFSIKDNLYTGMVWVRNPKGYGLSSQVAAPLFSELIKVVKDYYTKNENYIFVTPGIVPNVKGWNLRQILVLEKFFKIKFVGKGIYVYKQIPEAGSLSNEITVYLK is encoded by the coding sequence ATGCTCAGCTTATTTAAAATTAACAATACTAATAGTGAAGAAGTTTTAGAATTAAGTATTCCTTCATTAAGAGGGAAGATTTTTGATTGCAATGAAAACCTCCTTTCAACGAGCATTCCATATTATGTAGCATACTTTGACACCCGTTTTTTTAAAAGATTTTATAATCCTTCATTGGATTTTGATTTAAAACTTTTAGAAAGTCGATTTGGTGTAAAAATAGATTTTAACAAAGAATTTAATAAAATTGGTGAAGCATATGACATCGATGATATTAAAAGAAAAATTCCAAGCAACTTGAGAAAGTTTGTTAATATATCAATCAGTTCTAAGAGAATTTCGCTTTTAAACTATGGTATGGACATGATAATTGGAAAGGTAAATTCTTCTAATGGAATTAGCGGAATTGAAAAAGTATATAATTCTTATCTAAAAGGAAAGAAAAATGGAAAAATTATATTCAAATTTTCTGGTCAGTTTAATAAAAATGGAACTATAACCCAATATATACCTCCTAAAAATGGAAATAATTTAAAATTGACAATAGATTCTCTCTTACAAAAAAATATTTACAAGCTAGCAACTAAAGCTAAAAAAAAATATAATGCTGAAAGCGTAGGAATAATTTTAATGGAAACAAAAACTGGTAGAATAAAATCACTAGTAACTACAAATTCCTGGCCAGATTACACAATGGGATATATTGAACCAGGATCAGCAATTAAGCCAATATTTTATGCAGCAGCTTTAGATTTAGGAGTTATATCAAAAGATTCAACATTCCTATGCAATGGTTATATTTATCCTGAAAAAAATTTAAGTATAAAAATTACAGACATACACCCACATGGACTAATAAATTTGAAAAAAGCAATATCTGAATCGTGTAATATTGCTGCGGTAAAAACTTCTGATAAATTAGTAAGTAAATTTGGAAAAGAAACTTTATATAAAATTTTTAAAACATTTAATTTTGGAGAATTAACTAATATAGAACTTCCAGGAGAAATTAAAGGAATCCTAAAAAATCCTAAAAACTGGTCGAAAGTAGATTGGGCTTATTTACCTATTGGTTATTCTATAGGTGTAACTCCAATTCAATTAATTACGGCTTTTAACAGTATTTTGAATGATGGTATATACATATCGCCAACTATCGTACTTGATTCATATCAGAAAAGATATAGAGTAATAACTTCAAAAACTGCAAAATTAGTTAAAGAATTTCTAAGAGATGTTATAGAAAATGGTACGGGAAAATTAGCAAAAGTACCTGGAATTGATATACTAGGAAAAACTGGTACCAGTCAAATAAAGCCGGGAAATAAGGAATATATGATGACTTTTTTAGGAGGATTTTCGATTAAAGATAATTTATATACGGGAATGGTTTGGGTTAGAAATCCCAAAGGTTATGGGCTATCAAGTCAAGTTGCTGCTCCACTTTTTTCCGAACTTATAAAAGTTGTAAAAGATTATTACACCAAAAATGAGAATTATATCTTTGTAACTCCTGGCATTGTACCAAATGTAAAAGGATGGAATTTAAGGCAAATATTGGTATTAGAAAAATTCTTCAAAATAAAATTTGTTGGAAAAGGAATCTATGTTTATAAACAAATTCCTGAAGCTGGAAGCTTATCCAACGAGATAACAGTTTATCTAAAATAA
- the rmuC gene encoding DNA recombination protein RmuC — translation MNYVFVAMISLLIGIFIGYKFGYILGKRDKKSEDFSNQLSIINNLSIQIAELKAKYEEIEKSRFEAVKQKEKLDEEREKRLNEFIQNTHKLFSELTQKTIMIDEQKDKRISELVEQMKNFFEEQRKNTEQFLIEQGKSREEIEKRRDAQIEDMKRMISIFTKAVSGTKTRGITGEILLKDAIKESIKVGLIKANLKTENGEVEFAWDLGDGKYIPIDSKLPDIFEILEKYNEEEDINLREKLKKEIINKVKKEIQRIQKYQNLVNTIDSCILVVPESILDLAPELIEMGKENKVYICSYKDVFVVAHTLQDRYVKLNEEGDIGKYKQIIETLIQLLEQISKKTDTIERALTTIRNANEDIRKGVAKGKNTVSEAK, via the coding sequence ATGAATTACGTTTTTGTTGCTATGATAAGTTTGCTAATCGGTATTTTTATTGGATATAAATTTGGTTATATTTTGGGAAAAAGAGATAAAAAATCTGAAGATTTTTCTAATCAGCTTTCCATTATAAATAATCTTTCAATTCAAATTGCTGAATTAAAAGCAAAATATGAAGAAATTGAAAAATCAAGATTTGAGGCTGTAAAACAAAAAGAAAAATTAGATGAAGAAAGAGAAAAAAGGTTAAATGAATTTATTCAAAATACTCATAAGTTATTTTCAGAATTAACCCAGAAAACGATAATGATTGATGAGCAAAAAGATAAAAGAATTTCTGAACTTGTTGAACAAATGAAAAATTTTTTTGAAGAACAAAGAAAAAATACTGAACAATTTTTAATTGAACAAGGAAAGTCAAGAGAGGAAATTGAAAAAAGAAGAGATGCTCAGATAGAGGATATGAAAAGAATGATTTCTATTTTCACAAAAGCAGTTTCAGGAACAAAGACTCGTGGTATAACAGGAGAAATATTATTAAAAGATGCAATTAAGGAATCAATAAAAGTGGGATTAATAAAAGCAAATCTAAAAACAGAAAACGGAGAAGTTGAATTTGCTTGGGATTTGGGAGATGGTAAATATATTCCAATTGATTCAAAATTACCCGACATATTTGAGATTTTAGAAAAGTATAATGAAGAAGAAGATATAAATTTAAGAGAAAAACTAAAAAAAGAGATAATAAATAAAGTAAAGAAAGAAATACAAAGAATACAAAAATATCAAAATCTTGTAAATACAATTGATAGTTGTATCTTAGTAGTTCCAGAATCAATCCTTGATCTCGCTCCAGAACTTATTGAAATGGGAAAGGAGAATAAAGTATATATTTGTAGCTATAAAGATGTATTTGTTGTAGCCCATACTTTACAAGATAGATATGTAAAATTAAATGAAGAAGGAGATATAGGTAAATACAAACAAATTATAGAAACTTTAATTCAATTGCTTGAACAGATAAGCAAAAAAACTGATACAATAGAGAGGGCTTTAACTACTATCAGGAATGCAAATGAGGATATTCGAAAAGGTGTGGCAAAAGGAAAAAACACCGTAAGTGAAGCAAAATAA
- a CDS encoding 8-oxoguanine deaminase codes for MKKLFKNISYIYTFDEKIGNLKNGYILVENNRIIDIGKNHEGIEADEVYDLNGYMVIPGFINTHHHMFQTLTRGLAENSKLFDWLVYLYEIWKFIDEEAIYISTIIATYEMIKTGVTTTTDHLYLYPFGNNKLFDAEIEAAKNIGIRFYPTRGSMSLSKKDGGLPPDTVVQKDDEILIESERVIKQYHDASKYSMLRIALAPCSPFSVTKTLMIETLKLSEKYNVLLHTHLAETYDEEMYCIEKFGKRPVDYMEELGWLNDKVWFAHLVYLNEKDIEKLSSNNVGMAHCPSSNMRLGSGISPVTEMKKKLKIGIAVDGSASNDTNNMLLELRNALLLQRVKYGAKAVTIEEILKMGTLGGAKVLHVDDYLGTLAKDKAADFIGFKLDKVEFAGALHNPINAILLCDAKQVDLSVINGEIKIFNSEFVNFEISKYIEKHNIISKKILEKSLKG; via the coding sequence ATGAAAAAATTGTTTAAGAACATTTCCTATATATACACATTTGATGAAAAAATAGGAAACTTAAAGAATGGATACATTTTGGTAGAAAATAACAGGATCATAGATATTGGTAAAAATCACGAGGGAATTGAAGCTGACGAAGTCTATGATTTAAATGGATATATGGTTATTCCAGGATTTATAAATACACATCATCACATGTTTCAAACCTTAACAAGGGGACTTGCTGAAAATAGTAAACTGTTTGATTGGCTTGTTTATTTATATGAGATTTGGAAGTTTATAGACGAAGAAGCAATATATATAAGTACAATAATCGCAACTTATGAAATGATTAAAACGGGTGTTACAACGACTACCGATCATCTTTATTTGTATCCATTCGGGAACAATAAATTGTTTGATGCTGAAATTGAAGCTGCCAAAAATATTGGAATTAGATTTTATCCAACTAGAGGTAGTATGTCTTTGAGCAAAAAAGATGGAGGGTTACCACCTGATACTGTGGTACAAAAAGATGACGAAATATTAATCGAATCTGAAAGAGTTATCAAACAATACCACGACGCATCAAAGTACTCAATGTTAAGAATAGCCTTGGCTCCATGTTCACCATTTTCAGTTACTAAAACTCTTATGATTGAAACTTTAAAGTTATCAGAAAAATATAACGTGCTTCTCCACACACATCTTGCCGAAACTTACGATGAAGAAATGTATTGTATTGAAAAATTTGGTAAGCGACCAGTAGATTATATGGAAGAATTAGGATGGTTAAACGATAAAGTGTGGTTTGCACATTTAGTTTATTTAAACGAAAAAGATATAGAAAAATTGTCCAGTAATAATGTGGGAATGGCCCATTGTCCATCATCAAATATGCGGTTGGGGTCTGGAATATCCCCAGTTACAGAAATGAAGAAAAAATTAAAAATAGGTATAGCAGTTGACGGAAGTGCTAGCAATGACACAAATAACATGTTGCTAGAATTGAGAAATGCACTTTTATTACAAAGAGTAAAGTATGGTGCTAAAGCTGTAACGATCGAAGAAATTTTGAAGATGGGTACTTTGGGTGGTGCAAAAGTTTTACACGTAGATGATTATCTTGGTACATTAGCAAAAGACAAAGCAGCAGATTTTATTGGTTTTAAACTTGATAAAGTTGAATTTGCGGGAGCACTTCACAATCCTATTAATGCAATATTACTCTGCGATGCAAAACAAGTCGATTTATCCGTTATTAATGGGGAGATTAAGATATTTAATAGCGAGTTTGTAAATTTTGAAATAAGTAAATATATTGAAAAACATAACATTATTTCTAAAAAGATCCTTGAAAAATCATTAAAAGGTTAA
- a CDS encoding DMT family transporter yields MAFIFGLSFLFTKNALDYTSPMNFIAIRFTIASLFLFFLSIFKIISLQRKNYFKLLIVSLFQPILYFIFETSGLLYIPSSEAGILIASIPIFITFLTPIVLKEKVHNMNFLFVFLSFFGVLLIIGFNNFKGNIKGDLLILCAVFSATFYNFTSRKFSKEFQPVEITFFMMIIGAIFFNALAIIRGELDYTVLTNIHVLIAALYLGILSSSVAFFLVNYMLSKVSPTQSSIFANLTTVTSVLAGALFRNEQITLKHIIGMTLIILGVWGVNYYKYNNS; encoded by the coding sequence ATGGCTTTTATATTCGGATTGTCGTTTCTTTTTACAAAAAATGCCCTTGATTATACTTCCCCGATGAACTTCATAGCAATTCGATTTACGATTGCTAGTTTGTTTTTGTTCTTTCTTTCTATTTTTAAAATAATTTCCTTGCAAAGAAAAAATTATTTTAAATTATTAATTGTATCTTTATTTCAACCGATTTTATATTTTATATTCGAAACCTCCGGGTTATTATACATTCCATCCTCTGAAGCGGGGATTTTAATCGCTTCAATACCTATTTTTATAACATTTTTAACTCCTATTGTTTTAAAAGAAAAAGTACATAATATGAACTTTTTATTTGTTTTCTTAAGTTTTTTTGGAGTTCTACTAATAATTGGTTTTAACAATTTTAAAGGAAACATTAAAGGGGATTTGTTGATACTTTGTGCTGTTTTTTCGGCAACTTTTTATAACTTCACTTCAAGAAAATTTTCAAAAGAATTTCAACCGGTTGAAATAACTTTTTTTATGATGATTATCGGTGCCATCTTTTTTAATGCATTGGCAATTATAAGAGGAGAACTTGATTATACAGTACTAACAAATATTCATGTATTGATCGCGGCTTTATATCTAGGTATTCTATCTTCTTCTGTAGCATTTTTCCTTGTCAATTATATGCTTTCTAAGGTATCACCTACGCAGTCATCAATTTTTGCTAATTTAACTACTGTTACATCTGTTTTGGCAGGTGCTTTATTTAGAAACGAACAAATAACTTTGAAACACATAATAGGAATGACGCTTATTATATTAGGTGTTTGGGGAGTAAATTATTATAAGTATAATAATTCTTAA
- a CDS encoding SpoIIE family protein phosphatase, translating into MINFKKLLEEYKIMDWLKSLDIPAYVVDTNRNIQFWNKAAEKLIGYGMEEVVGRSCSNNILKHIDRNGIVVCRTDLCPLVMSIKNKKYFRVPFAVYSLTKQGNRIPVSVYAMPLKDDNGNVIGAIEMFEDASIADRELSKAFEIQQALLPKEDDTVEFVYYPSNVLGGDLIYYKKPWIMLIDISGHGLAAALLSTSIKLLIDSILEDDKLSISELPIILEKHAEQICEQNYFSAIIGKLEGTKIKIISCGHPDPIIFDNNKTKIIEVSRTFPVGMGLINSKIDPTIIDLKNKKILFYSDGITELKISKKDMLTSKGLEKLFSNTQDLKKIYEEAMKKNIDIYQKDDISMVLIKGHK; encoded by the coding sequence ATGATAAATTTTAAAAAACTCTTAGAAGAATACAAGATAATGGATTGGCTTAAAAGCTTAGACATTCCAGCATATGTAGTTGATACAAACAGAAATATACAATTTTGGAATAAAGCAGCTGAAAAACTTATTGGATATGGCATGGAAGAAGTTGTTGGAAGATCTTGCTCAAACAATATACTCAAACATATAGACAGAAACGGTATAGTTGTATGTCGTACAGATTTATGCCCACTTGTTATGTCAATAAAAAATAAAAAATATTTTAGAGTACCATTTGCTGTATATTCCCTGACCAAACAAGGGAATAGAATACCTGTAAGTGTATATGCTATGCCTTTAAAAGATGATAATGGAAATGTTATCGGAGCAATAGAGATGTTTGAAGATGCTTCAATAGCTGATAGGGAACTTTCAAAAGCCTTTGAAATTCAACAAGCTCTATTACCAAAAGAAGATGATACAGTAGAATTTGTATATTATCCTTCTAATGTTCTTGGTGGGGATTTAATATATTACAAAAAACCGTGGATTATGTTAATAGATATAAGTGGTCATGGGCTTGCAGCAGCACTACTTTCTACTTCCATAAAACTTTTAATAGATTCAATACTTGAAGATGACAAATTATCAATCAGTGAACTTCCTATTATACTAGAAAAACACGCTGAACAAATTTGTGAACAAAATTATTTTTCAGCTATAATAGGGAAGCTTGAAGGAACCAAAATAAAAATAATAAGTTGTGGACATCCTGATCCAATTATATTTGATAACAATAAAACAAAGATTATAGAAGTTTCTCGAACATTTCCCGTGGGGATGGGGCTTATTAACTCCAAAATCGACCCAACAATTATAGATCTCAAAAATAAAAAGATTCTATTTTACTCAGATGGAATAACAGAATTGAAAATTTCTAAAAAAGATATGCTAACATCAAAAGGATTAGAAAAATTATTTAGCAATACCCAAGATTTGAAGAAAATATACGAAGAAGCTATGAAAAAAAATATAGATATTTACCAAAAAGATGATATAAGTATGGTATTAATAAAAGGCCACAAATAA
- a CDS encoding PLP-dependent cysteine synthase family protein, producing the protein MKKVPVIGPTFSEMLNPEKVDSKIRKRALETKKKDPLHPINLFNITWKNENNEYYYFILPSELTGVKPNIIVLYAKEFPSGSHKVGATYSILAEKTVSGEVDPFKHTLVWPSTGNYGIGGAWVSSRMNYKSIVLLPELMSKERFEIIRAYGAEVIATPGCESNVKEIYDKAKELYNKNPEKIRILNQFEEFGNYRFHYYVTGNSMIDLVKKRNIGNGKISAVVLGVGSAGTIASGDRVKQEFPNAKVVTVEPLQCPTISLNGYGGHDIQGIGDKHVTWIHNVLNNDAVVLVDDIDSKKMLHVFSDPVGKEFLKSFVNKDLIEFISDKFGISGVANLIGAIKVAKHYKFGADDNIFIVATDSIERYRSVMKDLEEKFGKLTLNEAKNRYERIISYQEPSWIFEGTMYNKERWHNLKYYTWVEQQGKTVEELNAQRDYNYWKKEQEKVEEIDELIVEYREKHKNELEKIYFED; encoded by the coding sequence ATGAAAAAAGTTCCTGTGATTGGGCCTACATTTTCTGAAATGCTTAACCCAGAAAAAGTTGATTCAAAGATTAGAAAAAGAGCACTTGAAACGAAAAAGAAAGATCCATTGCATCCTATTAATTTATTTAATATCACATGGAAGAACGAAAATAACGAGTACTACTATTTTATTCTTCCAAGTGAATTAACAGGTGTAAAACCAAATATTATAGTGCTTTATGCAAAGGAATTTCCATCTGGAAGTCATAAAGTTGGTGCAACATATTCAATTTTAGCAGAGAAAACTGTAAGTGGAGAAGTAGATCCATTTAAACATACTTTAGTATGGCCTTCTACTGGAAATTACGGTATAGGCGGTGCTTGGGTATCATCACGAATGAATTATAAATCAATTGTATTATTGCCAGAACTTATGAGTAAGGAAAGATTTGAAATTATCAGAGCATATGGTGCTGAGGTTATTGCAACTCCTGGATGTGAATCAAATGTCAAAGAAATTTATGATAAAGCAAAGGAGTTATATAACAAAAATCCTGAAAAAATAAGGATTTTAAATCAATTTGAGGAATTTGGAAACTATAGATTTCACTACTATGTAACAGGAAATTCAATGATTGATCTTGTAAAAAAGAGAAATATAGGTAATGGAAAAATTTCTGCTGTTGTTCTTGGCGTCGGTTCTGCAGGAACAATTGCTTCTGGAGATAGAGTAAAACAAGAATTTCCAAATGCAAAAGTTGTAACAGTAGAACCTTTACAATGTCCTACGATCTCACTTAATGGATACGGAGGACATGACATTCAAGGTATTGGCGATAAGCACGTAACTTGGATACATAACGTTTTAAATAATGATGCCGTAGTACTAGTTGATGACATAGACTCGAAAAAAATGCTACATGTTTTTAGTGATCCAGTTGGAAAAGAATTTTTGAAAAGTTTTGTAAATAAAGATTTAATTGAATTTATTTCGGATAAATTTGGAATTTCTGGTGTTGCAAATCTGATTGGAGCAATAAAAGTTGCAAAACACTATAAATTCGGTGCTGATGATAATATCTTTATAGTTGCTACCGATTCAATTGAAAGATATAGGTCCGTTATGAAAGATTTAGAAGAAAAATTTGGAAAGTTAACTTTAAATGAAGCAAAAAATAGATACGAAAGAATAATTTCATATCAGGAACCTTCTTGGATTTTTGAGGGCACTATGTATAACAAAGAAAGATGGCATAATTTAAAATATTATACTTGGGTAGAACAACAGGGGAAAACTGTTGAAGAATTAAACGCACAAAGAGATTATAACTATTGGAAAAAGGAACAAGAAAAAGTTGAAGAAATCGATGAATTAATTGTTGAGTATAGAGAAAAACACAAAAATGAGTTAGAAAAGATTTATTTTGAAGATTGA
- a CDS encoding patatin-like phospholipase family protein, with product MKKFLVLSGGAARGAAHVGVIRALEEKGFVPDAIIGVSIGAVVGAGYAVLKDSKKLWDYSEKIYKKSFKFFPIIFSSNRKFNRHFAKISCYHMTNKVSVLPSKLYFKIFEKAFGKLSFEDLKIKFYAVSNDLKSGKVIIHSSGKIIEPLKASMAIPGIFPPVEFEDKILVDGGTINNLPTDIARKLGADYIIAVDLSENNKKIKIPKTSNDILNVINHMCGNKILSFLIKEADFIVRPPVNNIGTFEFKRSLEVMEKAYKYTKKIDLPKEMLM from the coding sequence ATGAAAAAATTTCTTGTATTAAGTGGTGGCGCTGCAAGGGGGGCTGCTCATGTTGGGGTTATACGTGCGCTTGAAGAAAAAGGATTTGTTCCAGATGCAATAATTGGAGTAAGTATCGGAGCAGTTGTTGGTGCAGGATATGCTGTCTTAAAAGATTCAAAAAAACTTTGGGATTATTCTGAAAAAATTTACAAGAAATCATTTAAATTTTTCCCTATTATCTTTTCATCAAATAGAAAATTTAATCGCCATTTTGCAAAGATAAGTTGTTATCATATGACAAATAAGGTTTCTGTTTTACCTTCAAAATTATATTTTAAAATTTTTGAAAAGGCTTTTGGGAAACTTTCTTTTGAAGATTTAAAGATAAAATTTTATGCTGTATCAAATGATTTGAAAAGTGGAAAAGTAATTATTCATTCTTCTGGAAAGATTATTGAGCCACTTAAAGCTTCCATGGCAATTCCAGGTATTTTTCCTCCAGTAGAATTTGAAGATAAAATTTTGGTAGATGGCGGGACAATTAACAATTTACCAACAGATATTGCAAGAAAACTTGGAGCTGATTATATAATTGCAGTTGATTTGTCTGAAAATAATAAGAAAATAAAAATACCTAAAACTTCAAATGATATACTTAATGTGATTAATCATATGTGTGGAAATAAGATTCTTTCATTTTTAATAAAAGAAGCCGATTTTATTGTTAGACCACCTGTTAATAATATTGGAACATTTGAGTTTAAACGTAGTTTGGAAGTAATGGAAAAAGCATATAAATATACTAAAAAGATTGATCTTCCAAAGGAGATGTTGATGTGA